ATGGATAAAATTTCAATTAAATCGCAAAGACAGAAAAAGGGGAGTTGCCAGCCCCGCGGACCTAAGTCAAACAAAGAAGAGGCCGAGTTTGGGCCTGGGAAGGTTAATGTTTTAATGTGTAAGGATTGCGACGCGGTTTATTTCCGCAAGAGTTGGCATCATTGTTTGAAAGAAGGCAAGGAGATTTCAGAAGATAAGCCGGCGAGGATTGTCATCTGTCCGGCTTGCCAAATGATTAAGGACAAAATGTTTGAAGGTCAGATAATTTTAAAAAACGCGCCAGCGGATAAAAAAGGCGAAGTTTTAAACTTGGTCAAAAATGTTGGCAGACGCGCCTTTGAAAGAGATCCAATGGACAGGATTATATCTGTCAAGGAACAAGGCGGGGAGATAGAGATTTTGACGACCGAAAATCAATTGGCGGCCAGCATTGCCAAACAAATTAAACGGGCCTTCAAAGGGGAAACCGAGAAGATGAAAATTTCATGGTCGCATCAGGAAAGCGTCGTGAGGATTGTTTTAAATTTCAAACTTTAAAAATAAACGTAAGATTATAAATATGGATAAAAAAACATTAGAACAATTTAATAAGAAATTAGAGGCGGAGAAGAATAAATTAACGAAAGAGTTAAAAACATTCGCCCGAAAAGACCCAAAAATAAAAGGGAACTGGTTGACGCGTTTTCCGTTTTTTAACGCGAATCGTTCGCGTCCAGACGAAAGAGCGGAAGAAAGAGAGGACTACGAGAATCTTCTGCCTGTTGAGTACGCTCTTGAAACGCGCCTAAAAGACATTGATGAAGCGTTAGAGAGGATTAAGAAAGGAACTTATGGCAATTGCGCCAATTGCGGAAAAGAAATTCGAATTAAACGCCTTGAAATAGTCCCTGAAGCAAAACTCTGCTCGGTCTGCGGAAGGAGGTAATTTTAGTTAAAAATAGATATATCCCTTAATCCTCCAATCGTCAACGCGAAGGGTTCGGACACTCTTAATGCCCCAACCCGCGTGATTCATTTCTGAAAAAGTAACCCAACTACCATTGACGGCTTCCACATATCCGACATGGCCATACCAACTTTCGTTAGTAGTGATAATTGACCCGACTCGAGCCGTGGTTCCTGTTTGTCGGCCATAAGCCCGCGCATTAGATAGCCATGATTTAGCGTGGCCAGCCCAAGGAACAATTATTTTTTGCGCGACATACCAAGTACACTGTCCATAAGGGAAATTGTGACTCTTTCCTGTTCCCGCGCCAGTGACATAGCTTTTTGGCGCGACATAAGTTATTTTTGGCGCTACTGGCGTTGGCATTCTTCCATCTGGGACAACTAATCTTTCTCCAATTTGGATGTTTCCGTCGGCGTTTAACCCGTTAAAGGCGATAATTTCTTTGGCGTCGGCGTCGTAATAGTTAGCAATCCATCCGATCGTTTGGTTGTCCTTAACGCGGCAAATTACGCCCGTGATAGGCGGGACCGTCAGCACATCGCCTGGGCGGATAATACTTATTTCTTTAAGTTCGTTTGCCCAAAGTAGAGTATTAACGCTAATGCCAAACGAGGCGGCAATGCTTGAAATGGTGTCGCCCTCTTGGACTGTATAATCAATAATTCCTGTTCGTGGCTCTTGGCTAATAAAAGTGACAGGACTATTTTGAACTAAAAAAACGCTTTCATGAAGCGTAGCGAAAGAAGCGCCTTCTTCGTTTAGGTTTTGTTCTTGGACGGACAAACTTGCCAAAGTGTTGGCTGATAAATAAGTGTCTCCAGTTGAAGGGCTTTCTAAAACGCAAGGAATTTCGCTTAAGTTCTTTTCAGTAGTTGTTTCGCCGCGATTTAAATAAAGAGAAGCAAATATTAAGCCAAATAAAATAACTGCCGCTAAGAGCAGTTTTCTTTTCTTTAAAAGACATTGTTTAATCGTACTCATGTACAGAATTATACTAACAAAACCGTTTCCTTGTGTCAATAAGAAGTATCCACAATTAAAATTAAAGGTCAGACCTTTCCATCAGTTTGTTGCTAGATAATAAGCAGTCGTGATGATGTCGTTTTGAAAGGTCTGACCTTTAATTTCTTAACTATATTTTCTGAATGGCTTTTGTTAGGCGTGATTTTTTTCGGTTCGCCGTATTTTTTTTGATTACTCCCCGCTTGACCGCTTTATCAATAGCTTTGTAAGATTCTGGAAGAAGTTTAAGCGCTTCTTCTTTCTTTTTGTCTTTAATAAGCGTTTTGGCTTGCTTGATTAAAGATTTCATCTTATTGACGCGGCGTTGGTTAAAAACCCGCCTGCGGTTGCTCTGTAAGAGAGATTTTTTTGCTGATTTAATAATAGGCATAGTACGGAAAGTATAAATCAAACTTTCAAATTAAGCAAGGGTATGGTAGTATTTTTGTATGCTTGCTTTTCTTGAAGGGAAAATTGAATTAAAAACGGAGAAGTTTGCCATTATTAATGTTGGCGGCGTTGGGTATAAGGTTTTTGGCGTGGCATCGGTCTTGGATAAATTATCTAAAGGCAAAGAGGCAAAACTTTTTGTTCATCTTTACACGCGCGAAAATATTTTGGATTTATACGGTTTTTTGTCTTTTGAGAGCCTGGAATTTTTTGAAACCCTTATTTCCGTCAGGGGCATTGGTCCCAAGGCGGCGCTTTCAATTATGGCCATTGCGTCAGTTGCGACTCTTAAACAAGCGATTGCTAGTGGGCAAAAAGCGCTCTTAACTAAGGTTTCTGGAATTGGTCAAAGAACGGCGGAGCGTGTTATTCTAGAATTAAAAGATAAAATCGTCGCGCCTATCGCCGATATTAAAAGATTGAGTTCGGATAGCGACGCGATAGATGCTTTAGTCAGTTTGGGTTATACTATCCAACAAGCGAGGGGAGCGCTTGAACAAGTGTCCGCAAAAACCAAAGGCGCGGCAAGCAGAGTCAGAGAAGCGCTAAAACTTTTAGGAAAATAATATGAAAGAAGAATGGAATCGTTTTATTATTAAGAATGGTGGGGGCTTTTTGCAGTCGTATCAGTGGGGAGAATTTCAGAAAGCGTTCGGTAGGAAGATTTGGCGCGTTGAGATAGGAAACGATTTGAAAGCGTTGGTTATTAAACACAGATTGCCTTTGCGGCGTAATTATTTATATTGTCCGCGCGGACCCGTAATTCAGCGAACAATAAATTTGTTTTTAGAAAAAGTTAGGGAAATAGGGAAAAGAGAAGGAAGTATTTTTTTGAAAACTGAACCGTTTTTTAATTCTAAAATTTTAGGAAATGACTTTATTAAGTCGGAAAAAGAAATTCAGCCGTCGCGAACAATAATTTTAGATATTTCAAAATCAGAGGAGGATTTGCTAGAGCAAATGAGCCAGAAAACAAGGTATAATATTAGATTATCCCAACGCAAAGGAGTGATTATTAAAGAGGCGGCGAGTGATAAGGCATTAGCGATAAATTCTTTTTTAAAATTATTAAAAAAAACGACAGAGAAGGATGGTTTTCGCGCTCATCCGGAAAAATATTATCAAAAAATGTTTGATTTTTTAGGCAAAGAGGGTTCCGTAAAATTATTCTTAGCGAAACATAGAAAAAAGGTTGTCGCCGCCGCGCTTTTTTCTTTTTTTGGGGAAACGGCTGTTTACTTGCACGGCGCTTCGGATTATGACGCGCGCCAATTAATGGCGCCGCATCTAATCCAATGGCAGGCTATTTTGGAAGCAAAAAAAAATGGATTAAAATACTACGATTTTGGCGGAATTGATGAAAAAAAATGGCCCGGAGTGACCCGATTTAAAAAGGGGTTTGGAGGACAAGAAACTGTCTACCCCGGCGCGTTTGACTTGATTTTTAAGCCGTGGTGGTATAGTGTTTATAATATAGCAAGGAAGGTCTTGTAGTTTTTTAACAATTTTTTAAAAATAGAAAAAAGGGGGTAATATGTCAGATGAAATAAAAGAATGTCCAGATCCAAGATGTAGAAGAGGATATATTTTTTGCGAAGGGATGCATGTCGTTTGCATGACTTGCAAGGGAGTAGGCGAAGGAACGGAGGAATTTTTTAAAAAGAACAAAGAAGAAGCGGAAAAGTTGAGACGCGAAATTTTTGCTGACGCCTGCGCTTCGTAGTTCGTAGGCGGAAGGATTTTAAAGAGCCAAAGCAAAATGCTTTTGGCTCTTTTATTTTCCGCCGAAAACTGGTATTGTGTTAATAATTTGGGGACTGTCCCCAAGAGGGGACAGTCCCCAAATAACAAATTATTATGAAAAATACAATTAAAAAAATTACTCCCAACTCTCTTTTAAGCGCCTATCATTTCCTGCTTTCTTTTTTGGGCGCGGTTTTTTATGGCTTTCCCTCGCGAAAACTAAAAATAATCGGGGTGACAGGGACGAATGGCAAGTCAACGACAGTGTTTTTAATCAATCAGATTTTAGAAAAGGCGGGATATAAGACGGCTTCTTTGTCGTCTATCTATTTTACAACCAACGGCGATATTGAGCTAAACAATCTAAAAATGACCATGCCTGGTCGTTTTAAAATCCATAAGTTTTTGAGGCGGGCGGTTGAGGCGGGATGTCAATACGCCGTTTTGGAAATAACTTCAGAGGGGATTAAACAGCATCGCCATCGTTTTATTGGTTTTGATACGGCTGTTTTCACTAATCTTACGCCTGAACATATAGAAAGCCACGGCGGATTTGAGAATTATAAAAAAGCGAAAGGAAAACTTTTTCAATCGCTTAAGCCAAATGGTAAATCAATTGTTAATTTAGACGACCCAAACAGCCATTATTTCTTGCGATTCGCGGCGAAAGAAAAATGGGGATACACATTACAACAGGGGGCTGCCCCCGTGGCGGGGGCAGCCCCCGTCGTAAAAGGAGAGAAAATCGAGATAAAAAAATCTTATTCTTCATTCTTCATTAATAATTCATTATTCATAATTCATCTTTTAGGCAAATTTAATATTTCTAACGCCTTGGCGGCGATTGCGGTTGGAACGGCGGAAGGAATTTCTTTAGAGAAAATGAAGTTGGCTTTAGGGGAAATAAAAGGCATTCCCGGTCGTTTAGAAATAGTTACTAAGGAACTATTTACAGTAATTGTTGATTACGCTCATACGCCAGACGCTTTAGAAAAGGTCTATCAAACCGCGCGAAAAATGTCTGATGGAAAATTAATAGGCGTTCTTGGTTCGGCGGGCGGAGGCAGAGACAAATGGAAAAGACCTGAAATGGGAAAAATCGCGGAAAAATATTTGGATATGATTATTATTACTAACGAAGACCCTTACGACGAAGACCCGAGCCAGATTATTAGCGAAATCGTTGAAGGGATAAAAAATAAAGAGGTTAAAAAAATTATTGACCGCAGAGAAGCAATTCGCTACGCTCTAAAAATAGCGGAAAAAGACGATGTGGTTATTATTACGGGCAAAGGATGCGAATTATGGATGTGCGTTGAAGGAAATAAAAAAATCCCTTGGGATGACAGGAAAGTAGTTAAGGAGGAGATTTAATAAGCATACAATTATGATTTTCTTAGAAAAAATATTTTTTTATCTTTTGGTTTTCTGTTTGCCCTTCCAAACGCGTAAAGTGATTTGGCAGTGGGGTGAGAATGGTTTTAATGAGTGGACGAGCGCTTTTCTTTATTTAACCGATATTTTAATTTTAATTCTTTTTCTTTTTTGGTTTTTGAGGAACAGAGAAAAAAGATTTTTTAAGAATGGGATTAAGATGGCGAGGGGAGCAGTCGCAAGAGGCGGTTTTTGGCTGATTGTTTTTTTGGCGATTGCTTTGGTTTCTCTGATTCAGGCGCGTAATATTCAATTAGGTTTCTATTCTTGGCTTAAACTTTTAGAATTTGCTCTTTTGTTTTTCTATCTAAAAAATAATTTTAAAGATTTATTTAATTTTACCCGCCTTTCCCAAGCGCTTGTAATGAGTGGGTTTGCTCAGTCGTTGATTGTTTTATGGCAATACGCGGGGCAAAAAGGGCTGGAGATAAACGGCGTCGCTAAAATTATTGTTGATGGAGTGACACTTATGCGCCCTTACGGTTCTTTTCCTCACCCAAATGTTTTGGCGGCTTTTCTTTTACTCTGTATTTTTTGCCTCTATTCTCTCTGGCTCGCGAAAAAACGATCTTTTGTTTGGAATTGTCTTTTGATTATTGCTGGATTTTTAATAATATTCGCTTTTTGGCTCTCTTTTTCGCGAACCGCCCTTTTAGTTTTTTTAATCACAATCCCTCTTTATTTTATCCTTCTATTAAAACAAAAAAGAAATATCCTTATCTTTCTCTTTATTGTTTTCTGCAGCGTTCTTTTTGTTTTTTTGGCCGGGGCGGAAGTTTCGTCTCGGTTCGCGATTTCAACATCAGAGCAAGCGGTTGGATTGCGCGCTTTTTATAATGAAACGGCTCTTTCTATTATCAATCAATATCCTCTATTCGGAGTAGGTCAGGGAAATTTTGTTTGGGAAATCAGCAAAGCGCTTGATTTAATGTCTGCCTGGCTCTATCAGCCGGTCCATAATATCTATTTGCTTATCGCCAGCGAAACAGGGTTGTTCGGGTTGATCGCTTTTCTTATGTTTCTTTTTTTGATTTTGTCTGAGATATTTGGGGACTGTCCCCGTTGCGGGGACAGTCCCCAAATAATAGGGCTTGTCATTGTTTTCTTCGGATTTCTATTTATGGCTCTATTTGACCACTACTTCTGGACAATTCAGCAAGGGCAGTTAATGTTTTGGTTGGTCTTGGGCGTTATCGCAAGCAATTCGGCTATCCGATAGCCGAACAAGATTAAACCCCGACGGTTTTGTCGGGGTTTGGTTGAAGTCGGTCAGTGCCCGCATCCGCAATCACATCGGCAGCCGCAATTTGCGACGCGACGAA
This genomic stretch from Patescibacteria group bacterium harbors:
- a CDS encoding TraR/DksA C4-type zinc finger protein, which gives rise to MDKKTLEQFNKKLEAEKNKLTKELKTFARKDPKIKGNWLTRFPFFNANRSRPDERAEEREDYENLLPVEYALETRLKDIDEALERIKKGTYGNCANCGKEIRIKRLEIVPEAKLCSVCGRR
- a CDS encoding O-antigen ligase family protein gives rise to the protein MIFLEKIFFYLLVFCLPFQTRKVIWQWGENGFNEWTSAFLYLTDILILILFLFWFLRNREKRFFKNGIKMARGAVARGGFWLIVFLAIALVSLIQARNIQLGFYSWLKLLEFALLFFYLKNNFKDLFNFTRLSQALVMSGFAQSLIVLWQYAGQKGLEINGVAKIIVDGVTLMRPYGSFPHPNVLAAFLLLCIFCLYSLWLAKKRSFVWNCLLIIAGFLIIFAFWLSFSRTALLVFLITIPLYFILLLKQKRNILIFLFIVFCSVLFVFLAGAEVSSRFAISTSEQAVGLRAFYNETALSIINQYPLFGVGQGNFVWEISKALDLMSAWLYQPVHNIYLLIASETGLFGLIAFLMFLFLILSEIFGDCPRCGDSPQIIGLVIVFFGFLFMALFDHYFWTIQQGQLMFWLVLGVIASNSAIR
- a CDS encoding aminoacyltransferase produces the protein MKEEWNRFIIKNGGGFLQSYQWGEFQKAFGRKIWRVEIGNDLKALVIKHRLPLRRNYLYCPRGPVIQRTINLFLEKVREIGKREGSIFLKTEPFFNSKILGNDFIKSEKEIQPSRTIILDISKSEEDLLEQMSQKTRYNIRLSQRKGVIIKEAASDKALAINSFLKLLKKTTEKDGFRAHPEKYYQKMFDFLGKEGSVKLFLAKHRKKVVAAALFSFFGETAVYLHGASDYDARQLMAPHLIQWQAILEAKKNGLKYYDFGGIDEKKWPGVTRFKKGFGGQETVYPGAFDLIFKPWWYSVYNIARKVL
- a CDS encoding LysM peptidoglycan-binding domain-containing protein; amino-acid sequence: MSTIKQCLLKKRKLLLAAVILFGLIFASLYLNRGETTTEKNLSEIPCVLESPSTGDTYLSANTLASLSVQEQNLNEEGASFATLHESVFLVQNSPVTFISQEPRTGIIDYTVQEGDTISSIAASFGISVNTLLWANELKEISIIRPGDVLTVPPITGVICRVKDNQTIGWIANYYDADAKEIIAFNGLNADGNIQIGERLVVPDGRMPTPVAPKITYVAPKSYVTGAGTGKSHNFPYGQCTWYVAQKIIVPWAGHAKSWLSNARAYGRQTGTTARVGSIITTNESWYGHVGYVEAVNGSWVTFSEMNHAGWGIKSVRTLRVDDWRIKGYIYF
- the ruvA gene encoding Holliday junction branch migration protein RuvA, coding for MLAFLEGKIELKTEKFAIINVGGVGYKVFGVASVLDKLSKGKEAKLFVHLYTRENILDLYGFLSFESLEFFETLISVRGIGPKAALSIMAIASVATLKQAIASGQKALLTKVSGIGQRTAERVILELKDKIVAPIADIKRLSSDSDAIDALVSLGYTIQQARGALEQVSAKTKGAASRVREALKLLGK
- a CDS encoding UDP-N-acetylmuramoyl-L-alanyl-D-glutamate--2,6-diaminopimelate ligase, translating into MKNTIKKITPNSLLSAYHFLLSFLGAVFYGFPSRKLKIIGVTGTNGKSTTVFLINQILEKAGYKTASLSSIYFTTNGDIELNNLKMTMPGRFKIHKFLRRAVEAGCQYAVLEITSEGIKQHRHRFIGFDTAVFTNLTPEHIESHGGFENYKKAKGKLFQSLKPNGKSIVNLDDPNSHYFLRFAAKEKWGYTLQQGAAPVAGAAPVVKGEKIEIKKSYSSFFINNSLFIIHLLGKFNISNALAAIAVGTAEGISLEKMKLALGEIKGIPGRLEIVTKELFTVIVDYAHTPDALEKVYQTARKMSDGKLIGVLGSAGGGRDKWKRPEMGKIAEKYLDMIIITNEDPYDEDPSQIISEIVEGIKNKEVKKIIDRREAIRYALKIAEKDDVVIITGKGCELWMCVEGNKKIPWDDRKVVKEEI
- the rpsT gene encoding 30S ribosomal protein S20, translated to MPIIKSAKKSLLQSNRRRVFNQRRVNKMKSLIKQAKTLIKDKKKEEALKLLPESYKAIDKAVKRGVIKKNTANRKKSRLTKAIQKI